A segment of the Manis javanica isolate MJ-LG chromosome 10, MJ_LKY, whole genome shotgun sequence genome:
gtaagtcatgaaaccataaaactcttagaaaaaaacacaggcaaaacctcttggacataaacatgaacaactccttcaagaacatatctccctgggcaggggaaaggaaagcaaaaaggaacaaacgGAACTGTATCAAGCTGCAAAGcctctctacagcaaaggacaccatcaatagaacaaaaaggcatcctacactatgggaggatatatttgtaaacaacatatccaacaaggggctgacatccaaaatacataaagagcttatgcacctcaacaaacaaaaagcaaataatccaattaaaaaatgagcagagggtctgaacagacacttctccaaagaagaaaaacagatggccaacaggcccatgaaaagatgatccacatcgctagccattagagaaatgcaaattaaaaccacaatgagataccacttcacaccagtaaggattgccaccatccaaaagacaaacagcaacacatgctggcaaggatgtggagaaaggggaaccctcctacactgctggtgtgaatgtaaactagttcaaccattgaggaaagcagtatggaggttcctcaaaaaacttagaactaccatttgaccctggattTCCTCAGCTGGGAATTTAccgaaagaaaacaagatcaaaggttcaaaaagacatatgcacccctatatttactgcagcactattcacaacagccaatatatggaagcaacttaagtgtccatcagtagatgaatggatagagaagaggtggcacatatacaaaatggaacactattcagccataagacgaaacaaatcctaccatttgcaacaacatggatggagctacagggtattgtgttcagtgaaataagccaggtggagaaagagaagtaccaaatgacttccctcatttgtggagtattaactGAAAGCAaatgtgaaggaacaaaacagcagcggattcacagactccaagaagcgactagcggttaccaaaggggaggggtgtggcaggGAGCAGGGAATTCAAGGGAAATCTGAatggtgcacctggtgtgtgtgggcTCACGgggaaacaatgtagctcagagaagccaagtacggactctgtggcatcctgctacgctgatggacagcggcggcaaTGGGTTATGAGGGGGACTCGATTCTATGGGTGAATATAGCACCCACATTACTTCTCTTAGGAaaccttcagaaagaaaaaagaaaaaaagaaacagaaacttcaCATTATAccaattgaattttataaaagacttcaatgctttcctttcctgttcctttttctttttcgctgtctcgccaacgggtgtcCTGCTGATTACCTGGTGCCCGCGGCGGCCGCGTTGGCCGAGCTGGCTGAGAGGGGGGGCCACCGCTGCCTGGGGGagcctgagccgcgagccccgagctgcctgccattcgcgcgccgtctcctggcaactagggagcgcgcgccgccagcgcacaatgctcgcccgcctctagcccaggcgCGCAAGCGAAGGCAGGCAGTCTAGCGGTGAGAGCCGCGGAAGCCGCTCCGCCGCCGTaaagagctcgctgatcttcccaaatgggaggggttttgagcaagctctgccccccgCAGCCCGCCCccgttccggaggccaggagccggcgcccggccttcctcggaagccccgcccgccccgcaagccccgccccgccggctccctCAGCCCGCCGGGATCGCATTCCCCCGTCAGTAtccactcgtttcctcgggtcccctcggaggcctcatcgccggtaagacacgctgaccctccccagacccaggaggacttgactttgaaagtttttttctcaagtcctaagtgggttctgtgcccttttcacctcttcaaacaccttggtgcgcgtccacctgcctccctttagcctttgctgtgagatgtgctgccagaactgtttccttctttcagttcctttttttgggtcatttttctattccttttatttttaatttttaactttttttggtatcattagggtacagttacatgagcaacacggtggttactagactccccccattatcaagtgccccccgttataccccgttacagtcactgtccatcagcgtggggagatgctgtagactcactacttgtctcctctgtgtgctatactgccctccccgtgctccccgcctacatcatgtatgctgaccctaatgccccttattcccctctccctcccttcccacccacccttcccagtccctttccctttggtatttgttagtccaatcgggttctgtgagtcggctgctgttttgtgccttcagttttttctgttcttatgctccacagatgagtgaaatcatttgatactgtctttctctgcctatcatatttcactgagcataataccctctagcctcatccacgttgttgcaaatctttctttcagttcttaaagctctGAACTTTAATACAGTATGAGTTTAGCAGAATACCtggtaaatcatttaaaatatcccTGCTTCAGGTGAGAATACCATCtgtctgtttattgcagcactatttacaacaaccaaggtatggaagcaacctaagtggccctcagtagatgaatggatagagaagaggttgcacatatacaaaatgttacactattcagccataagaaggaaacatcctaccatgtgcaacaacatgggtggagctagagggtattatcctcagggaaataagccaggtggagaaagacaagtaccaaatgatttccctcatttgtggagttttaaatcaaagcaaatctaaatctgaaggaacaaaacagcagcagacacagactccaagaagcgactagcggttaccaaaggggaggggtatggcagggagaagaggattcaggggtattatgattggtgcacctggtgtgtgtgggcTCACAgggaaacaatgtagctcagagaggccaagtacGGACTCCGTGGCAtcctgctatgctgatggacagcggcggcaaTGGGTTATGGGGGGAACTCGATTCTATGGGTGAATATAgcacccacattgtttctcttgggaagccttcagaaagaaaaaagaaaaaaagaaacagaaacttcaCATTATAccaattgaattttataaaagacttcaatgctttcctttcctgttcctttttctttttcgctgtctcgccaacgggtgtcCTGCTGATTACCTGGTGCCCGCGGCGGCCGCGTTGGCCGAGCTGGCTGAGAGGGGGGGCCACCGCTGCCTGGGGGagcctgagccgcgagccccgagctgcctgccattcgcgcgccgtctcctggcaactagggagcgcgcgccgccagcgcacaatgctcgcccgcctctagcccaggcgCGCAAGCGAAGGCAGGCAGTCTAGCGGTGAGAGCCGCGGAAGCCGCTCCGCCGCCGTaaagagctcgctgatcttcccaaatgggaggggttttgagcaagctctgccccccgCAGCCCGCCCccgttccggaggccaggagccggcgcccggccttcctcggaagccccgcccgccccgcaagccccgccccgccggctccctCAGCCCGCCGGGATCGCATTCCCCCGTCAGTAtccactcgtttcctcgggtcccctcggaggcctcatcgccggtaagacacgctgaccctccccagacccaggaggacttgactttgaaagttttttttctcaagtcctaagtgggttctgtgcccttttcacctcttcaaacaccttggtgcgcgtccacctgcctccctttagcctttgctatgagatgtgctgccagaactgttcccttctttcagttcctttttttgggtcatttttctattccttttatttttaatttttaactttttttggtatcattagggtacagttacatgagcaacacggTGGtttctagattccccccattttcAAGTGCCCCCCTCCttataccccgttacagtcactgtccatcagcgtagggagatgctgtagactcacaatttgtctcctctgtgtgctatactgccctccccgtgctccccgcctacatcatgtatgctgaccctaatgccccttattccccttctccctcccttcccacccacccttcccagtccctttccctttggtatttgttagtccaatcgggttctgtgagtcggctgctgttttgtgccttcagttttttctgttcttatgctccacagatgagtgaaatcatttgatacttgcctttctctgcctatcatatttcactgagcataataccctctagccccatccacgttgttgcaaatctttctttcagttcttaaagatctGAACGTTAATGCAGAATGGGTTTAGCAGAATAAttggtaaatcacttaaaatatcccTGCTTCAGGTAAGAATATCTTCTGTCTGTAAAGTATAGGAATCTGATAGGTTTTGTTACTTTTCTGTCTTTGGACCAATAAATTGTATCAGCTGACCTCAAAGAGGTGTACCCAGGAAACTCCTGAATGGATATAACTTGGCTGATAAAGATGATTAGATTAAaaagacttttattttcatttagtccCAGTTGAGTTataacaacaaaattgaaaacttcaGTGACAACACTAGATTCTTGATAAGTACATTTATTAGAAAAGGTgaacattcaggtttttaaaatgtttgactttGGGTGTACATTTCTGATGACTTAGCATAAGAGATTGAAGGATTCCTGTAAAATTTGTCCCTGCACGTCCTTATGCACACTTTTCTTCCACTGTAGTTTGACTTGTGTGGGCTGTTTTTCAATTTCCCCCTGAAAGTTGTTGAATCCATTGCAGGGACAGCTGTTAAGTACCTGCCACTTTCTGCCCTTAGGTGGAATGGGGAAAGTTGCCATAAAAATGCTGTGTTTTGTATCGCTTAGAGGCTTAAGCTCTCTGGAAAATAACTGAACCCACATGGTTCTTAAGGAATTTAAACTTTCTGTCATTCTTCTAAGCTGCCTTGATTCCATAATGTGTCTCCCATTCTCCACAGGGTCTGTGGGACTTCACCACACCACTTTGGCATAACACGTCCAAGACGATACCCAATCCATCAGGGCTGGTATTCCTGTGAGCTTCCCACGCTGTGCTGGAATGGCCGTCACAGGAAGCGTGTGCTGTCTCGTGGTAGTTCCAGAGTGGTGTGCAGGCCTTCGACAGTGAGGATCGCTCCTCCCGGGAGCAACCTGACTCGTCTTCCAATGTAAGCATTGCTGGAGGAAAAGACTCCCAGTGTGTCCACTTTATTCTCCTGCAGTTGTTCATCTGAGAGAATAACTGTAacccaaaggaaaggaagaagctcCTTATGTGAGGGAGAAATCTGAAGTTCCAGTTATTgagcagttttttattttctaggttTTTCCCAAGACTGTAGCTTAACAGCTAAGGGCCATTTGTGTGAGTGTATAAATTACCCTTTCGCTTGTTGGATAGCTTCTGATTTCCAGCGCCTGAAGTTCATGCTATGGAGCATCATGATCAGAATATCTTAATGCAAGAATCCTGTTTTCTGTTACAGAGCAGCGCAGATCCCTAAGGCCCCAGACCCGTGGTCAAAGGAGGCTGTTCTGCTTGCCCTCGAAcgttggaagaggaagaaaaggacagtggaggaggaggaagaccaaACATCTGCTGCTGGTCAGGAGGACAAAAGAAGGTAACATGCCCTGCAGAGTACTCAACGTGCCTCTCACGGGGGCTCCTGGGATTTGTTGAAAGAGAGATCACTCCCCAAAAGAATCAGAGGCCACTTCCTGTATGTGAACAGCAGGTCCTCTTCTTTGGCTTTCATGGAAGAGCTTGGTAACAAGCGCTTTAATACTATGCCTTTCGTTAGGCACAGGTTACATACATTTTGTAATATACCTTTTCCGTAAGTACTAGAGAAAAGCCGACAGTTACTGGCCACATCAGCTTCATACTTTTGatataaatgtgttaaattttattttgagagaatgCTGAAAGTCTTCCCCTTGTGGTGGTCAGTTATTTGGGTGATCATCAGCTTAGGTGTCATGTTTGTGCTGAAGGAAATACTTAGCAAAGAACAATGAAGACTGGAGTATGGTAGCTTTATGAGTAATGAGAATAAAACCAGtttcattatttgatttttgaaaatgtaatgaaaatagaGGAAGCAGTCTGTTTCCTCGATGGAAAGAGAGGAAGTTGAAGGCCCTGAGTAAGCTGCAGAACTGCTTGTGGCTTTCCAAGGAGTCAGTTAAGAATTTTCTTGTAACTCAACAAATTCCAAGACCCATCATGTGCCGGAGCCTACTCCAGGTACTGTGGATAGAGCAGTGAGCAAGACAAAGGTCTCCTGGGACTTGGGCAATCAATGAAACAGGGTAATTATAGATTGTAAgtatataaagatttttaaaaagcagtgctaTAAGAGGGTCATGAGAAAGGGGGAGCTCTCTATATAAGGTGGTCAAGGAAACATGCTCTGAGGAGACAGTGGGCCCTACATTTGAGAAATAGAACCATTGTCCTCATCAGTTACACCAGGTTAGCCATAACCTGCAGGTTCACAGCTGGCCATCTTTGATAGAGTAGATGGCGACATTAGGTAAGGAAATACTAATAAATGCAAGTGTGTTCATTGGAAGATTGATTGGAAGTAACGTTGGAAGATCAGGTAATGAATACTAGGGATATGCTTTACAAGTGAGCAGTCTGAGCTCATGTCAGCCAACTAAGCAGGAGTGGCAGAGAGAGATGGTGTGGTGGAGGtcagagagaaaataactatTCTTATGGTCAAAACAAGTTTCTCATGTTCTCTGGGTTGGTAATTTGTCTAGACCCCAGTGAGCCTATAACTGAGGGCTCTGTGTTGTCTTTCCCATAATTGGAATGAGCAGTGATTATGTGCACCATGCGCAGGCCCTTATCTGTGACCTGTGAAGTTCTTCTCTTACAGACTCAACTAAGTGAGAGCACTGGGGGATGTGTGTAGGTGGGTCGCTAaagtgtttttttgtctttagtttacaGATGGTAGGATATTAAATTTGTGATTGCAGTGCTCTGGTGAGAAGTTAGCAAATAATCAGTATACCTGAATAGTTCAAAAGGtcttgatgcatttttatacttttctgattAGATTAGAACAGTCCTAGAATAAATTGACCTTCCTGAATCTTTGAGATCTGAGGCAACCTTTTCTTGTCTAGCATGAACCTATGTTCTGTAGAAAGAGTAAAAGATCCCAGGAATATGAGAGTATGCTTTAAAGGAGAGGTCTTATCATCTAACTGAGGGTTTGTGATTTGTCACAGGTGCCATGACAGCAGTGGGAGTGGCCATTCAGCTTTTAAGCCCGAGGTGGCCAACGGAGTCCCTGCTGCTTTTGTGCCTGAGTAAGTGAGAATCCATCTGGGTGAGGTTTCCTGTTTGGGAAAGGGTCATTATCAGACTTACTGACCTGTAAGTTTTCCTCTTTGAagtcagagaggaacattttgagtaacttgccacaataactattttgtctaattccttttactattttttctttaatatgcataaaatatgctAAGGCTAAGAGGGTTTGTAGATACACTGAATAACCAAGTAtgtaacaaaaaaatcacaaggtTTGTGCAATGGATAGAATGCAGCagtacaaaatttaagaaaaatgtgagatTTCTGCCTTTTAGCTTAATTATATTTGAGGAAGAACTGGCTGGGAGGGAAAGAGGCTGGAAATGTGCGTGAAAAGGCTTGGGTAAGTTATGTTATTAAATTCAGTCAGCGCTATGATACGGCTGCCAAAAAAGCTTAACATGCTCCTCCCCTGGGGTGATAGCAGAACAAAGACTAGGAGGAGGCCGGTCAGTGGTGGTCCTAATGCCTTAGTCCTGCTGTCCGCGGAGGGCTGCTGGTTGGCTGTGCTGCCCTGCAAGGGGCCGCAGACACAAACCGAAATTCACTGCGAGAGAGTGAAGCAACTCAAGATGTCACGgggtggtggtgggtgagggGGTTCTAAAGGTACATAAGCACTAGCTCAGAGGAGAAAAACCTCAGGGGTGTAAAGAAATACACCCCTGGTGGGAGTGTATttctggagggagggaaggataatGGCCTGCAAAAATCTGAAGGACTATCACATGAAAGGAGGACAATTGGCTTGGCTCCAGATGGGATCCATAGGCgaagtaagtgaaagagaaagtaTGTTTGCATCTAGTGCAGGGATAAACTGCTCTGTGGTTGACATTCATCAGCCAGGAGACAGTGAGCTGTCTGTGCTGTCACAATGGTTGGATGACTATTTCACAGGAAAGATGTTTAGggaatttctgtttcagtttgaatcttagaaaaagtggttggttcctcctaaacttttttttaacacctttattgaggtataattgacataaataaACTGTGCCTCTTTGAAGTGTACCATTTGATCAATTTTGACATGTATCCTTATCAGAATTATTatcctataaattttcctctttgaaatcagagaggaacattttgagtaacttgccacaataactattttgtctaaatttcacTCCCACggaaccatcaccacagtcaagataatgaacatcacCATCACTGCCAGAAGTTTCCCCGTGCCCCTTGGTGAAGCCTTAAAATCTCCCTCTCATCCTGTCCCTGTTGCCAGGCATCCATTGGTTCccattctgtcactatagatttgtgTGCGTTTCCTAGagtatatataaatagaatcatacttttaattttttaaatactgagctTTCCCTTTCCGACTTTGTGAGACATGTTTAGCTGAATTAACAGTAAAATTAACAACATTATCCTTTTCCATTGCGTTAGAACAGTTTTGTGACCGTGGATGAAGCCTTAAAAAATGTTGGTGCCTTTCAGTAGCACATCtgtgttttccccttttatttccctGTTAGGCCTGGGCCTCTGAAGAGAGGCCTCAGTTCACAGAGCTCAGATGGCGAGCTGTGTAAGAAAACCTGCACCTCTGCTGTGAGCTGCTCGAAGGGCACGTGCGCATGTGGCATCCGTATGTCCAGCCGCAATGCCATTACCAGTTCCTACACTTCTACTGGAGGCATCTCTCAGGTACACACACCTGGTGGTGTGGCAGAAGTGGgttctttgcatttattagttGATTATGCAGTGTTTACTAGCCACCTTCTGTCAGATGCTGAGATCACCTCTAAGCTAACAGCAGTTACCAACCCTTGAATGATCGCtatggaccagtggaacaaactagaaagcccagaatgcCTATGTGGAAACCTGACACAAGACAGAGCCATTATTATAGATAAATAGACAGAGgatgaataattcaaaatatgGTACTAATTTGATTAAAAAGGTAGAATGAGTCTGAATTGCACTGGGTCATAAATTCATCCTCTAGGCACTGggaatttaatgaaagttttaaaaataagtggttataattatttttagaaaggatGTAGTGTAGACTGGAGAACAGATCAACTTTTGCTACCAgaatgacttgggttcaaatcttggctttggCACTTAGTAGCTATAGACTCTTGGGCAGGTAAATGACttaaactctctttttctcatctctaaacgATTGTTATAAAGATTGAAGGTAATGTTTGAAAAGCACCCATTACAGTGCTTGTCAGTAAGCAGGCACCCAATATATAGGAGCTGGAAAAAAAGTAACACATGCATGAAGGaggtttttgagaggagaaagaatttgacatAAGTTTTCATCCATACAGAAGGCTCTTAGAGTAATATAAATGACACATTAATGATAAATGACAAATAGAAGAGATGAAGGCCCTGGCTAAGCAGTTATGACAATGTGGAGCATAAGAGTACGAAGCTGTACCTGGATCTATTCTGCACTaggccctctgctgagcactgtaCACACATTTCCTCAATCAGTGATCCCAACAGACCTGACATACATAGTCATTGCCCCTTCTTACAATTTTATATCAAATGTCATACAtacacaaaggaaggaaaaatatcataATGAACCTCCATGTGGCTCCAGCAGTTAACAGTGTTTGGTCAGTCCTGATCCatcaacacccccaccccaaattggTTTTCCTCTTGTGTTTTTAAGTACAAACACGTTGTTTCCCCTATTGGTACTTCAgtgtacttttaaaactttttgaacaTTAATAACCACAATGCCTCTATTCCTCTGAATTATAATGACTTAATGTTAGTTATCATCGCTCCAATTTGCCCTTCTTACCCTCCCTCTCTTATTACAGTTACTTTGAATCAGGGaccaaaaatcaactcattgTGTTTGGTTCACATGTCTCTTAGAccctttttttaaagtattaaagcaTTAAAggtatttaattaata
Coding sequences within it:
- the LOC108385064 gene encoding nuclear envelope pore membrane protein POM 121-like codes for the protein MGGVLSKLCPPQPAPVPEARSRRPAFLGSPARPASPAPPAPSARRDRIPPSVSTRFLGSPRRPHRRVCGTSPHHFGITRPRRYPIHQGWYSCELPTLCWNGRHRKRVLSRGSSRVVCRPSTVRIAPPGSNLTRLPIAAQIPKAPDPWSKEAVLLALERWKRKKRTVEEEEDQTSAAGQEDKRRCHDSSGSGHSAFKPEVANGVPAAFVPEPGPLKRGLSSQSSDGELCKKTCTSAVSCSKGTCACGIRMSSRNAITSSYTSTGGISQLWKRRPSASPISSPASRSQTPESPEKKMREEDGPQGSDSSAPPVNKESQGEQDTTTCREQNWDSPPTPSSSQTRRREFPLVPSRRGIPLILPPAPSISGSIMVKEYYQEKQAQSQWLKRIFEDKTATTSEFEATTQTTSSGGSTTSSHVTSGVSAGPAVSGDFGMSVSDPHSSSTTGVFNFVAGWSGRTGGTAPFWGCLSQNSLGAAGQSTLFAIYVARTPQDTSVLAGEIWNGLGLLSQVLF